A genomic window from Thunnus thynnus chromosome 12, fThuThy2.1, whole genome shotgun sequence includes:
- the guk1a gene encoding guanylate kinase isoform X2, which produces MRDVTTKAMAGPRPVVFSGPSGAGKSTLLKKLMKEYDSVFGFSVSHTTRNPRPGEENGKDYHYVTREVMQAGIDKGDFIENAEFSGNMYGTSKAAVQDVQAKNLICILDIDMQGVKNIKRTDLSPIYISIQPPSMAVLEKRLRDRKTESEESLQKRLQAAKVDMEFSKEPGVFDVVIINDHLDDAYGKLKDALLEEITKVKKVNMSS; this is translated from the exons ATGAGGGACGTTACAACAAAAG CTATGGCTGGACCCAGGCCCGTGGTGTTTAGCGGCCCATCGGGGGCAGGGAAGAGCACTCTGCTGAAGAAACTCATGAAGGAATATGACAGTGTGTTTGGCTTCAGCGTCTCCC ATACAACAAGAAACCCTCGACCTGGAGAAGAGAACGGCAAAG ATTACCATTATGTTACAAGGGAAGTGATGCAGGCAGGGATCGACAAAGGCGATTTCATTGAGAACGCAGAGTTTTCAGGGAACATGTACGGGACGAGTAAAGCTGCCGTGCAAGACGTCCAGGCCAAGAACCTCATCTGTATACTTGACATTGACATGCAGGGTGTGAAGAACATCAAAAGGACAGACCTCAGTCCTATCTACATCTCCATCCAGCCACCATCCATGGCAGTCCTG GAAAAGCGTTTAAGAGACAGGAAGACTGAGTCAGAGGAGAGCCTCCAGAAGCGTTTACAAGCGGCTAAAGTGGATATGGAGTTTA GTAAAGAACCTGGTGTATTTGATGTCGTAATCATCAATGATCATTTGGATGATGCTTATGGGAAGTTAAAAGATGCTCTTCTTGAG
- the guk1a gene encoding guanylate kinase isoform X1 — translation MYMRYFSRLFSAMAGPRPVVFSGPSGAGKSTLLKKLMKEYDSVFGFSVSHTTRNPRPGEENGKDYHYVTREVMQAGIDKGDFIENAEFSGNMYGTSKAAVQDVQAKNLICILDIDMQGVKNIKRTDLSPIYISIQPPSMAVLEKRLRDRKTESEESLQKRLQAAKVDMEFSKEPGVFDVVIINDHLDDAYGKLKDALLEEITKVKKVNMSS, via the exons ATGTACATGAGATATTTTTCCAGGCTATTTTCAG CTATGGCTGGACCCAGGCCCGTGGTGTTTAGCGGCCCATCGGGGGCAGGGAAGAGCACTCTGCTGAAGAAACTCATGAAGGAATATGACAGTGTGTTTGGCTTCAGCGTCTCCC ATACAACAAGAAACCCTCGACCTGGAGAAGAGAACGGCAAAG ATTACCATTATGTTACAAGGGAAGTGATGCAGGCAGGGATCGACAAAGGCGATTTCATTGAGAACGCAGAGTTTTCAGGGAACATGTACGGGACGAGTAAAGCTGCCGTGCAAGACGTCCAGGCCAAGAACCTCATCTGTATACTTGACATTGACATGCAGGGTGTGAAGAACATCAAAAGGACAGACCTCAGTCCTATCTACATCTCCATCCAGCCACCATCCATGGCAGTCCTG GAAAAGCGTTTAAGAGACAGGAAGACTGAGTCAGAGGAGAGCCTCCAGAAGCGTTTACAAGCGGCTAAAGTGGATATGGAGTTTA GTAAAGAACCTGGTGTATTTGATGTCGTAATCATCAATGATCATTTGGATGATGCTTATGGGAAGTTAAAAGATGCTCTTCTTGAG